In a genomic window of Scyliorhinus torazame isolate Kashiwa2021f chromosome 5, sScyTor2.1, whole genome shotgun sequence:
- the LOC140419164 gene encoding uncharacterized protein, translating to MEGKSIVHSGEKLYTCCVCGKGFSQSSGLTSHICSQTEEKPWKCAECGKGFTSPSKLEIHRRSHTGERPFTCSKCGKGFIQFTALRSHQRIHTGVRPFTCSKCGKGFVQSSALRKHQQVHTDERPFQCPDCGKCYKSSGELMYHQRVHTDERPFRCSHCGTGFRRSSQLTAHQRIHTGKSLFTCTKCGKGFTQSSHLLSHQRVHTDERPFQCPDCGKCYKSSGELMFHQRVHTDEKPFRCSHCGTGFRRSSQLTVHQRTHTGERAFTCSMCGKGFTQSSDLQKHQRIHTGERPFACSMCGKGFTQSSDLQKHQRIHTGERPFTCSECGKGFTTSSALLRHQRGHK from the coding sequence atggaaggaaaaagcattgttcacagtggggagaaactgtacacatgttgtgtgtgtggaaaaggattcagtcaatcttcaggcctcacaagccacatatGCAGTcaaactgaggagaaaccgtggaaatgcgcggaatgtgggaaaggattcacttccccatccaagctggaaattcatcgacgcagtcacactggagagaggccattcacctgctccaagtgtgggaagggatttattcagtTCACGGCCCTGcggagtcaccagcgaattcacactggggtgagaccattcacctgctccaagtgtgggaagggattcgttcAGTCATcggccctgcggaaacaccagcaagttcacactgatgagagaccatttcaatgtccagactgtgggaagtgctataaaagttctggggaactgatgtaccatcaacgtgttcacactgacgagagaccgtttaggtgctctcactgcgggactgggtttagacgatcatctcagctcactgcacatcagcgaattcacactgggaagagtctattcacctgcaccaagtgtgggaagggattcactcagtcatcccacctgctgagtcaccagcgagttcacactgatgagagaccattccaatgtccagactgcgggaagtgctataaaagttcaggGGAACTGAtgttccatcaacgtgttcacactgacgagaaaccgtttaggtgctctcactgcgggactgggttcagacgatcatctcagctcactgtacatcagagaactcacactggggagagagcattcacctgctccatgtgtgggaagggattcactcagtcatctgacttgcagaagcaccagcgaattcacactggggagaggccattcgcctgctccatgtgtgggaagggattcactcagtcatctgacttgcagaagcaccagcgaattcacactggggagaggccattcacctgctccgagtgtgggaagggattcaccacttcatccgccctgctgagacaccaacggggccacaagtaa